The following are from one region of the Corylus avellana chromosome ca1, CavTom2PMs-1.0 genome:
- the LOC132166652 gene encoding stem-specific protein TSJT1, producing the protein MLGVFSSSIVSPPEELVAAGSRTPSPKITATALVNRFVETNESAVSLQVGDNVQLAYTHHKESPLLPRSFAVKDEIFCLFEGALDNLGSLRQQYGLAKSANEVILVIEAYKALRDRAPYPPNHVVGHLSGNFAFVVFDKSTSTLFVASDQYGKVPLYWGITADGYVAFANDADLLKGACGKSLASFPQGCFFSTAVGGLRSYENPKHKITAVPAADEEIWGATFKVEGSAVFAATE; encoded by the exons ATGTTGGGAGTTTTCAGTAGCTCGATCGTGTCGCCACCGGAGGAGCTGGTAGCCGCCGGCAGCCGGACTCCGTCGCCCAAGATCACGGCGACGGCGCTGGTGAACCGGTTCGTGGAGACCAATGAGTCCGCTGTGTCCCTGCAGGTCGGAGACAACGTCCAGTTGGCTTACACTCACCACAAAGAGTCGCCGTTACTGCCCAg GTCGTTTGCCGTGAAGGATGAGATATTTTGCTTGTTCGAGGGGGCGCTCGACAACTTGGGAAGTTTAAGGCAGCAATATGGTCTAGCCAAGTCTGCGAACGAGGTGATATTGGTGATCGAGGCGTACAAGGCGCTTCGTGATCGCGCTCCGTATCCTCCCAACCATGTTGTCGGCCACCTCAGCGGGAATTTCGCTTTCGTCGTCTTTGACAAGTCTACCTCAACCCTCTTCGTTGCTTCT GACCAATATGGTAAGGTTCCTCTGTATTGGGGAATCACTGCTGACGGATATGTCGCCTTCGCTAACGATGCAGATTTGCTTAAAGGTGCTTGTGGCAAGTCACTTGCTTCTTTCCCTCAAG GGTGTTTCTTCTCCACAGCAGTAGGAGGACTGAGGAGCTACGAGAATCCTAAGCATAAGATCACTGCGGTGCCTGCTGCTGATGAAGAGATCTGGGGTGCAACATTCAAG GTGGAAGGGTCAGCAGTTTTTGCAGCCACAGAGTAG
- the LOC132167589 gene encoding stem-specific protein TSJT1-like codes for HHKESPLLPRSFAVKDEIFCLFEGALDNLGSLRQQYGLAKSANEVILVIEAYKALRDRAPYPPNHVVGHLSGNFAFVVFDKSTSTLFVASDQYGKVPLYWGITADGYVAFANDADLLKGACGKSLASFPQGCFFSTAVGGLRSYENPKHKITAVPAADEEIWGATFKVEGSAVFAATE; via the exons CACCACAAAGAGTCGCCGTTACTGCCCAg GTCGTTTGCCGTGAAGGATGAGATATTCTGCTTGTTCGAGGGGGCGCTCGACAACTTGGGAAGTTTAAGGCAGCAATATGGTCTAGCCAAGTCTGCGAACGAGGTGATTTTGGTGATCGAGGCGTACAAGGCGCTTCGTGATCGCGCTCCGTATCCTCCCAACCATGTTGTCGGCCACCTCAGCGGGAATTTCGCTTTCGTCGTCTTTGACAAGTCTACCTCAACCCTCTTCGTTGCTTCT GACCAATATGGTAAGGTTCCTCTGTATTGGGGAATCACTGCTGACGGATATGTCGCCTTCGCTAACGATGCAGATTTGCTTAAAGGTGCTTGTGGCAAGTCACTTGCTTCTTTCCCTCAAG GGTGTTTCTTCTCCACAGCAGTAGGAGGACTGAGGAGCTACGAGAATCCTAAGCATAAGATCACTGCGGTGCCTGCTGCTGATGAAGAGATCTGGGGTGCAACATTCAAG GTGGAAGGGTCAGCAGTTTTTGCAGCCACAGAGTAG